A genomic stretch from Telopea speciosissima isolate NSW1024214 ecotype Mountain lineage chromosome 7, Tspe_v1, whole genome shotgun sequence includes:
- the LOC122666610 gene encoding pentatricopeptide repeat-containing protein At4g19191, mitochondrial, with translation MIRSSVSQSFNRFSNLSAVALWNSNIRSTVGEGLSHKALLLFRQMKQSGLEPDNLTFPFVAKACAKLSNLKYSEIIHTHVVKSPFWSDIFVQTAMVSMYIKCGELNSACYLFEEMPVKDVASWNAMILGFAQSGLLGTVSKLLCQMRLMGFKPDSITLIALIQLSSNTTNLKEARAVHCFGIQLGLGDDVSVANTLIAAYAKCNDLGSAEGVFNGISLGMKSVVSWNSMISGCAHLEESAEAIGFYRLMCQNGVKSDVSTFLSLLSSCVQPEALLPGKALHSHAVQTGCDLDISVINTLISMYSKCGDINSARYLFNTMYERTYVSWTAMISGYAEKGNLDEALSLFYDMVAAGEKPDLVTVLALLSACGQTGALETGRWINLYAISKGLRGNVLVCNALIDMYAKCGSMEDAIDLFQTMPERTIITWTTMIAGYALNGESTEALSFFSQMMEFGLKPNHITFLAVLQACTHAGFLEKGWKYFNLMTKVYKVSPRLEHYACMADLLGRAGKLKEALDFILKMPVRPDCGVWGALLGACKIHQDIEIGEYVASRLFELEPEAAVSYVAMANIYAAKGKWDGAAKIRSTMKCKKVRKFPGRSLIQVNGKTHVFTVEDRCHPEELQIYEVLDGLALQLKESRLRPSSEDILPYDL, from the coding sequence ATGATCAGGTCCTCTGTAAGCCAAAGCTTCAACCGTTTTTCAAATTTGTCGGCCGTTGCACTATGGAACTCCAACATCAGATCAACCGTAGGCGAAGGTTTGAGCCACAaagcccttcttctcttccGCCAAATGAAGCAATCGGGCTTAGAACCGGACAATCTTACCTTCCCATTTGTAGCAAAAGCATGTGCGAAGCTCTCCAATCTCAAATACTCCGAAATCATTCACACCCATGTTGTGAAATCCCCCTTTTGGTCTGATATATTCGTCCAAACAGCCATGGTAAGTATGTACATAAAATGTGGTGAACTAAATTCTGCGTGCTACTTGTTCGAGGAAATGCCTGTGAAGGATGTTGCTTCTTGGAATGCCATGATTTTGGGTTTTGCCCAGTCGGGGCTCCTTGGTACAGTTTCAAAACTTCTATGCCAAATGCGACTCATGGGATTTAAGCCTGACTCAATCACACTCATAGCCTTGATCCAGTTGAGTTCCAATACTACAAATTTGAAAGAGGCAAGAGCTGTCCATTGCTTTGGAATTCAACTTGGTCTCGGTGATGATGTTTCAGTTGCCAACACTTTAATTGCTGCATATGCTAAGTGCAATGACTTAGGCTCTGCAGAGGGGGTGTTTAATGGCATATCATTGGGTATGAAGTCTGTAGTCTCATGGAATTCGATGATTTCCGGGTGTGCCCACCTTGAAGAATCTGCTGAGGCCATTGGTTTCTACCGATTGATGTGCCAAAATGGGGTAAAGTCTGATGTGAGCACTTTTCTTAGCTTGCTTTCATCATGTGTGCAACCTGAAGCACTTTTACCTGGTAAGGCATTGCATTCTCATGCGGTCCAAACAGGTTGTGATCTGGACATTTCTGTGATTAACACTCTCATTTCGATGTATTCCAAGTGTGGAGATATTAATTCAGCACGTTATTTATTTAACACTATGTATGAAAGAACTTATGTTTCGTGGACAGCTATGATCAGTGGATATGCTGAGAAGGGAAATTTGGATGAGGCGCTGTCTTTGTTTTATGACATGGTAGCAGCGGGCGAGAAGCCTGACTTGGTTACAGTGCTTGCTCTGCTGTCTGCCTGTGGCCAAACAGGAGCTCTTGAGACTGGAAGATGGATTAATTTGTATGCCATTTCAAAAGGGTTGAGAGGGAATGTACTAGTTTGTAATGCATTGATAGACATGTATGCAAAGTGTGGAAGCATGGAAGACGCAATTGATCTTTTTCAAACCATGCCTGAAAGAACTATAATCACTTGGACAACCATGATTGCTGGGTATGCTCTGAATGGGGAATCCACAGAAGCTTTGAGTTTTTTCTCTCAGATGAtggagtttggtttgaaaccaaACCACATAACATTTCTGGCTGTTCTACAAGCTTGCACCCATGCAGGTTTCCTTGAGAAAGGGTGGAAGTATTTCAATTTAATGACCAAAGTTTATAAAGTAAGCCCTAGATTAGAACACTATGCCTGCATGGCGGATCTTCTTGGTCGAGCAGGGAAGCTGAAAGAAGCATTAGATTTCATTCTAAAGATGCCAGTTAGACCTGATTGTGGCGTATGGGGTGCACTGCTTGGTGCTTGCAAGATTCACCAAGACATAGAGATTGGAGAGTATGTGGCCAGCCGTCTTTTCGAGCTTGAGCCTGAGGCTGCAGTTTCGTATGTGGCAATGGCAAATATCTATGCAGCAAAAGGGAAGTGGGATGGTGCAGCAAAGATACGATCAACTATGAAATGCAAAAAGGTGAGGAAATTTCCTGGTCGCAGCCTTATTCAGGTGAATGGGAAAACTCATGTATTCACAGTTGAAGACAGGTGTCACCCTGAAGAGCTACAGATATATGAAGTGTTAGATGGTTTGGCTTTGCAGTTGAAGGAATCCAGGTTGAGGCCATCATCAGAGGACATTCTACCATATGATTTATAG
- the LOC122667400 gene encoding uncharacterized protein LOC122667400: MVGSGLRLGFRRLNRRLALEFDGVSEIGFHIRTILAVSDLLRSNFYCTPFIITNLSFSCFSSVASPAKSSDSNPFIVDYLVKAFGLSKTQALSASKLRMGAKDSKKLESVVLFLRQLGFSEVHVRDAVRFSPQILFADIEKTLKPKLQLFQEIGLTGSDLGRFISKNACLLNYSLDRSLTPCVQMLKKIFFLNGDHRGLILVLQRCKWVLCSDSEARLLPNISLLESHGIVGSQLLTLFRRQPTLFFMR, translated from the coding sequence ATGGTTGGTTCAGGTTTACGGTTAGGTTTTCGGCGTTTGAATCGACGATTAGCATTAGAGTTTGATGGAGTATCTGAAATTGGATTTCATATACGAACTATCCTTGCGGTCTCCGACCTCTTGCGTTCTAATTTCTACTGCACGCCTTTCATAATTACCAATTTGtcattttcttgtttctcttcagTTGCTTCTCCCGCCAAGTCCTCGGATTCAAATCCGTTCATCGTCGATTACCTGGTCAAAGCCTTCGGTCTGTCCAAAACTCAAGCACTTTCAGCTTCGAAGCTAAGGATGGGGGCGAAAGACTCCAAAAAGCTCGAATCCGTTGTTCTCTTTCTCCGACAGTTGGGATTTTCGGAAGTTCATGTTCGAGATGCTGTGCGATTTTCACCTCAAATCCTATTTGCAGATATCGAGAAGACCCTTAAACCAAAGCTCCAGTTATTCCAAGAAATAGGTCTCACCGGGTCCGATCTAGGTCGGTTCATTTCGAAGAACGCCTGTCTATTAAACTATAGCTTGGATCGAAGTTTGACCCCTTGCGTGCAGATGCTGAAGAAGATCTTCTTTCTCAATGGCGATCACCGAGGCTTGATTCTGGTTCTACAGAGATGCAAATGGGTCCTCTGCAGCGACTCAGAAGCTAGGCTGTTGCCCAACATTTCGTTATTGGAGAGCCATGGGATTGTTGGGTCTCAGCTCTTAACGCTCTTCAGGCGGCAACCAACGTTGTTTTTCATGAGGTAA
- the LOC122666612 gene encoding transcription termination factor MTERF5, chloroplastic-like encodes MGAKDTKKPESVVLFLRQLGFSEVHVRDAVRVSPQILFADIEKTLKPKLQLFQEIGLTGSDLGRFISKNASLLSVSLDRRLIPCMEILKKILSLNGDHRRLILVLQRCKWVLTKVPEARLLPNISLFESHGVVGSQLSTLFSRQPTLFLMRESAITDQVRRVVEMGFSADSRMFVHALHTISCMKPETFSRKFQLFQEFGFTKEECKTMFKKMPVLFRCSEEKLKLGMEVFMDAIGFEKTVLVRRPTCLMYSIEKRVVPRYRVIEILKSKRLLKKEPKFLEVLEMPEEKFVDKFLSRFKDDAEELLIAYKGDVLDSSEEYESS; translated from the exons ATGGGGGCGAAAGACACTAAAAAGCCAGAATCCGTTGTTCTCTTTCTCCGCCAGTTGGGATTCTCGGAAGTTCATGTTCGAGATGCTGTGCGAGTTTCACCTCAAATCCTATTTGCAGATATCGAGAAGACCCTTAAACCAAAGCTCCAGTTATTCCAAGAAATAGGTCTCACCGGATCCGATCTGGGTCGATTCATTTCGAAGAACGCAAGTCTCTTATCCGTTAGCTTGGATCGAAGATTGATTCCTTGCATGGAGATTCTGAAGAAGATCTTATCTCTCAATGGTGATCACCGACGCTTGATTCTGGTTCTACAGAGATGCAAATGGGTCCTCACCAAAGTCCCAGAAGCAAGGCTGTTGCCCAACATTTCCTTATTTGAGAGCCATGGTGTTGTTGGATCTCAGCTCTCAACGCTCTTTAGTCGGCAACCAACGTTGTTTCTCATGAGAGAATCTGCGATTACGGACCAAGTTAGAAGGGTTGTGGAGATGGGTTTCTCTGCTGATTCAAGGATGTTCGTCCACGCCCTCCATACTATTAGTTGCATGAAACCCGAGACTTTTAGTAGGAAATTCCAGTTATTTCAGGAATTTGGTTTCACAAAGGAGGAATGTAAGACTATGTTTAAAAAGATGCCAGTTCTGTTCAGATGTTCCGAGGAAAAGTTAAAGTTAGGAATGGAAGTCTTCATGGACGCTATTGGGTTTGAAAAGACGGTGTTGGTTCGTCGACCGACATGTCTGATGTATAGCATAGAGAAGAGAGTCGTCCCTCGGTACAGGGTCATTGAAATTTTGAAGTCGAAGAGGTTGTTGAAGAAGGAACCAAAATTTCTTGAGGTGCTGGAAATGCCTGAGGAGAAGTTCGTGGACAAGTTCCTTTCGAGATTCAAAGATGATGCTGAGGAGTTGTTAATTGCTTACAAGGGTGATGTTTTGGACTCATCTGAAGAATACGAATCTTCATA A
- the LOC122666611 gene encoding IST1 homolog produces the protein MSMLDSFFNKGFKGAKCKTLLKLTIPRIKLLRNRRESHIKQMRKDIAKLLETGQEATARIRVEHIIREENMMAAQEIVELFCELITVRLPIIETQRECPLDLKEAISSICFAAPRCADLPELQQVEMLFASKYGKEFVLAATGLMPDCGVNRQIIELLSIRAPPAEIKLKLLKEIAEEHEIDWDPSASENELFKLHEDLLNGPTQFVGGAKLPLPKEKHDESWHSAPAQVPDEHSDLDNGFDPLDLPEVPIVSLRSAVLTPEIVPPPFPSAPDSEIDHGVKMYSGADENHLKGPHSEPYKVAPEPLAASQCKPVNIASVAREDKQFLPFIAPPSFSAASFSTREDKEVPSLLRTKSEANKPVPFLSRTKSEANVNLQDVLAAAQAAAESAERAAAAARSAASLAEVRIAELMKKSNDQEDREVIEQSVDPDQSATMKVPQFEHQQSFGNVNGSFSYPQDPLPGHRPNWGSEMKNPTPKDGSEPPFSSGQVLEHGTTTHQPQRLASMEDDPYFSYPNLFTSQESNHGSSSFSSTLNSQSRRE, from the exons ATGTCGATGCTGGATTCATTCTTCAACAAGGGATTTAAAGGAGCTAAATG TAAAACCCTTCTGAAGCTGACCATTCCACGCATAAAGTTGTTGcggaataggagagagagtcaCATAAAACAGATGCGTAAGGATATCGCTAAGCTCCTTGAGACTGGCCAAGAAGCCACGGCTCGCATACGG GTAGAGCACATTATTCGGGAAGAGAACATGATGGCTGCACAGGAGATTGTTGAGCTATTTTGTGAACTTATCACCGTCAGGCTTCCCATTATTGAGACACAAAG GGAGTGTCCTCTAGATCTGAAAGAAGCCATTTCCAGCATCTGTTTTGCTGCACCAAGATGTGCAGACTTGCCAGAATTGCAGCAGGTTGAAATGTTATTTGCTTCCAAATATGGAAAGGAATTTGTTTTGGCTGCAACAGGACTCATGCCAGACTGTGGTGTTAATCGACAG ATAATTGAACTGCTATCCATTCGTGCCCCTCCTGCTGAAATAAAACTGAAGTTGCTGAAGGAAATCGCTGAGGAGCATGAGATAGATTGGGATCCATCTGCTTCAGAAAATGAGCTCTTCAAGCTGCATGAAGATTTGCTG AATGGCCCTACCCAGTTTGTTGGTGGAGCTAAACTGCCTCTCCCCAAAGAGAAACATGATGAATCATGGCACTCTGCCCCTGCTCAAGTTCCTGATGAACATTCTGATCTTGATAATGGCTTTGATCCATTGGATCTTCCTGAAGTTCCTATAGTATCATTACGATCCGCTGTATTAACCCCTGAAATAGTTCCACCACCCTTTCCATCTGCACCGGATTCTGAGATTGATCATGGAGTTAAGATGTACTCTGGAGCCGACGAAAATCACTTGAAGGGACCACATTCAGAACCTTACAAAGTTGCACCGGAACCTTTGGCTGCATCCCAATGCAAACCAGTTAATATTGCATCTGTTGCAAGGGAAGACAAACAATTCCTCCCATTCATTGCTCCTCCATCATTCTCTGCTGCTTCATTCTCTACACGAGAGGACAAGGAAGTCCCTTCTTTATTAAGAACCAAAAGTGAGGCCAACAAGCCAGTCCCTTTTTTGTCAAGAACCAAAAGTGAGGCCAATGTGAACTTGCAGGATGTCCTGGCTGCAGCTCAGGCTGCTGCAGAAAGTGCTGAACGTGCAGCAGCTGCAGCTCGTTCAGCCGCTAGTCTTGCAGAGGTCAGAATCGCTGAACTCATGAAGAAAAGCAATGACCAGGAGGACAGAGAAGTCATTGAACAGTCAGTTGATCCTGATCAATCGGCTACAATGAAGGTGCCTCAGTTTGAACATCAGCAGTCTTTTGGTAATGTCAATGGTTCTTTCTCATATCCACAGGACCCACTTCCAGGCCATAGACCTAATTGGGGATCAGAGatgaaaaatcccacccccaAAGACGGATCTGAACCACCTTTTTCTAGTGGCCAAGTTCTTGAACATGGAACGACTACTCACCAGCCTCAGCGTTTAGCTTCAATGGAGGATGATCCATATTTTTCCTACCCCAACTTATTTACTTCTCAGGAATCGAATCATGGGTCTAGTAGTTTTTCTTCAACCTTGAACTCCCAGTCGAGACGTGAATAA
- the LOC122666607 gene encoding probable inactive receptor kinase At5g10020, which yields MHLHLLLPLLIFPLLFFGVLGSEDEVRSLLEFKKGIRDDPLGRVHNSWDRSSVGADGCPRTWYGVVCDDITVSVTALVLEDLNLSGELKFSTLTGLRMLRNLSLSGNFFSGRLVPSMGGMTSLQHLDLSRNQFYGPIPARINDLWDLNYLNLSSNNFTGGFPSGIRNLQQLKVLDLHSNRLWSDIGDLLSELGNVELVDLSFNMFSGGLSSLGANNISSLANTVQYVNMSHNKLNGEFFSVDSVKLFRNLDVLDLGDNQLTGQLPSFGSLSNLRILRLGNNLLYGSIPEELLGNSIPLEELDLSSNGFSGSIQEINSTVLKVLNLSSNVLMGSLPSTLGGCIILDLSKNMISSDISTVQNWGNSLEVIDLSSNSLSGSFPNQTSQFQRLTSIKIRNSSLSGGLPLALGTYPSLSTVDFSLNELTGHIPSSFFTSLTLTNLNLSGNRFTGSIPVQGPHTTELLFLPSYSNMESLDLSSNSLTGSLPSGIGDMGRLKLLNLAKNSLSGQIPSQLSKLNGLEYLDLSSNHFKGEIPYRLPSTLKFFNVSYNDLSGPVPGNLKHFPPTSFHPGNPLLSPNGMAAQNSGSGGFHGSGQHHSSKTSIRVAISLASVGAMVMIVFVLLAYYRGHLQEFPRRSGVSGQTMGRDIKLGRFTRPSLFNFHKNVDPPPASLSFSNDHLLNSNARSMSGFVIGTAEHGLTEGIEAGQDSIKPDLSDNHPPTSGRKSSPGSPLSSSPRFIEVCEQPGMLNVYSPDRLAGELFFLDNSLLFTAEELSRAPAEVLGRSSHGTLYKATLDNGHILTVKWLRVGLVKHKKEFAKEAKKIGSIRHPNIVPLRAYYWGPREQERLILADYIHGDSLALHLYETTPRRYSPLSFSQRLKIAVDVALCLTYLHDKGLPHGNLKPTNVLLVDRDFTARLTDYGLHRLMTPAGTAEQILNLGALGYRAPEVATAAKPLPSFKADVYAFGVILMELLTKRSAGDIISGQTGAVDLTDWVRLCAHEGRGTECFDRDIASGEEPTKAMDELLDISLRCILPVNERPNIRQVFEDLCSVSV from the exons ATGCATCTCCATTTGCTGCTTCCGCTGCTGATTTTTCCTCTGTTGTTTTTCGGAGTTCTGGGTTCCGAAGATGAAGTCCGCTCGCTTTTGGAGTTTAAGAAGGGGATCCGTGATGATCCACTCGGGAGAGTTCATAACTCTTGGGACCGCAGTTCAGTGGGAGCCGACGGTTGCCCTCGGACCTGGTATGGTGTTGTTTGCGACGATATTACTGTTTCCGTCACAGCTCTTGTTCTCGAGGACCTGAATTTGTCTGGAGAATTGAAGTTCTCTACGTTAACTGGGCTGAGAATGCTGAGGAATCTGAGTCTCTCTGGGAACTTCTTCAGTGGCCGTCTGGTCCCATCGATGGGTGGGATGACTTCTTTGCAGCATTTAGATCTGTCCAGGAATCAGTTCTATGGTCCGATCCCTGCTAGGATTAACGATCTCTGGGATTTGAACTATCTCAATCTCTCTTCCAATAACTTTACTGGTGGATTCCCGAGTGGAATCAGAAATCTTCAGCAGTTGAAGGTCCTGGATTTGCATTCTAACCGACTTTGGAGTGATATTGGAGACTTGTTGTCTGAGTTGGGCAATGTCGAACTTGTCGATTTGAGCTTTAATATGTTCAGTGGggggctttcttctttgggtgCGAATAACATTTCTAGCTTGGCGAATACGGTTCAGTATGTGAATATGAGTCACAATAAATTGAATGGGGAATTCTTTTCGGTTGATTCAGTTAAGTTGTTTAGGAACTTGGACGTTTTGGACCTCGGTGACAATCAGCTTACTGGACAGCTCCCGTCATTTGGCTCACTGTCTAACCTTCGAATTTTACGGCTTGGAAACAATCTGCTATATGGATCCATACCAGAAGAGCTGCTGGGGAATTCTATTCCGCTGGAAGAACTGGATCTCAGCAGCAATGGGTTTTCAG GTTCAATTCAGGAAATCAACTCTACTGTTTTGAAGGTTTTGAATCTTTCGTCAAATGTGCTAATGGGATCACTGCCTTCTACGTTGGGAGGTTGTATAATTCTGGATTTGAGCAAAAACATGATCTCTAGTGACATATCCACAGTGCAAAATTGGGGGAACAGTCTGGAGGTTATTGATTTGAGCTCAAATTCTTTGTCAGGCAGCTTTCCAAATCAGACTTCCCAGTTTCAGAGGTTAACTTCTATTAAGATTAGAAATAGTTCCTTATCAGGTGGCCTACCTCTTGCATTAGGGACCTATCCTAGTCTTTCTACAGTTGACTTCAGCTTGAATGAACTTACGGGGCATATTCCATCTAGTTTCTTCACCTCATTGACCTTGACAAACCTGAATCTTTCTGGGAACCGCTTTACAGGGTCAATTCCTGTTCAAGGCCCACACACTACTGAGTTATTATTTTTACCTTCTTATTCGAATATGGAATCCCTTGATCTCTCCAGTAATTCATTAACGGGCTCCTTGCCTTCCGGAATAGGTGATATGGGGAGGCTTAAGTTGCTAAACCTTGCGAAGAACAGCTTATCTGGACAGATACCAAGTCAACTTAGTAAACTTAATGGCTTGGAGTACCTTGACTTATCCAGCAATCATTTCAAGGGTGAGATTCCTTATAGGCTTCCATCGACTCTAAAGTTCTTCAATGTGTCCTATAATGATCTCTCTGGTCCTGTTCCTGGAAATTTGAAGCATTTCCCCCCCACTTCATTTCATCCTGGAAATCCCTTACTCTCCCCAAACGGCATGGCTGCACAGAACAGTGGATCTGGGGGTTTTCATGGTAGTGGGCAACATCACAGTTCAAAAACTAGTATCAGAGTAGCAATTAGTCTTGCTTCTGTTGGGGCAATGGTGATGATTGTCTTTGTTTTACTGGCATATTATCGAGGGCACTTGCAAGAGTTTCCTAGAAGAAGTGGAGTTAGTGGCCAAACTATGGGGAGGGATATTAAGCTGGGAAGGTTTACTCGTCCATCCCTTTTCAATTTCCACAAAAATGTTGACCCCCCTCCAGCTTCGTTAAGTTTTTCAAATGATCATTTGCTAAATTCAAATGCAAGGTCAATGTCTGGGTTCGTAATTGGAACCGCAGAGCATGGTTTAACTGAGGGAATAGAAGCAGGCCAAGATTCTATAAAACCTGACCTTTCAGATAATCATCCTCCAACCTCTGGAAGGAAGTCTTCACCAGGTTCCCCCTTGTCTTCCTCACCCCGTTTTATTGAGGTGTGCGAGCAACCGGGGATGTTAAATGTGTACTCACCAGATCGATTAGCCGGAGAGCTATTTTTCCTAGACAATTCATTATTATTCACAGCTGAGGAATTGTCTCGAGCACCAGCGGAAGTTCTTGGGAGAAGCAGCCATGGGACTTTATACAAGGCTACCCTAGATAATGGACATATTTTGACTGTGAAGTGGTTGCGAGTAGGTCTTGTCAAACATAAGAAAGAATTTGCTAAGGAAGCTAAAAAAATTGGATCTATTAGACATCCAAATATTGTTCCTCTAAGAGCGTATTATTGGGGGCCCAGAGAACAAGAAAGGCTGATTCTAGCAGATTATATCCATGGAGATAGCTTGGCCCTACATCTCTATG AGACTACTCCTCGCAGGTACTCACCATTGTCGTTTAGTCAAAGACTAAAAATTGCAGTTGACGTTGCTCTTTGTCTTACTTACCTCCACGATAAAGGCCTCCCTCATGGCAACCTAAAGCCAACAAATGTACTCCTAGTGGACCGTGATTTTACTGCTCGCCTCACAGATTATGGTCTCCATCGTCTCATGACACCCGCTGGCACTGCAGAGCAGATCTTAAATTTGGGAGCACTTGGGTACCGGGCCCCTGAGGTTGCAACTGCGGCCAAACCATTACCATCATTTAAAGCCGATGTGTATGCATTTGGAGTGATACTGATGGAATTGTTAACTAAAAGAAGTGCTGGTGACATTATTTCTGGCCAGACGGGTGCAGTCGATCTTACAGATTGGGTTCGACTTTGTGCCCATGAAGGACGAGGAACGGAGTGCTTTGATAGAGACATTGCTAGTGGGGAAGAACCTACTAAGGCGATGGATGAATTGCTTGACATATCACTGAGGTGTATTCTTCCTGTAAATGAGAGGCCTAACATCAGACAAGTTTTTGAGGATCTGTGTTCTGTATCTGTTTGA
- the LOC122666614 gene encoding uncharacterized protein LOC122666614, translating to MTMKPIRILQFHRETLAVRKIFQELMTCSTTVVFFSSSLRLVSSWTTMVGGVPHPLRKIATAGAMVVGSIFCLSVASSVTIRTLQAVTEARRKKVALPCGVCKGIGFYTCKLCKGSSTIEWSPLYDPVVINPCLCPTCDGNRVQRCLNCLGRGYS from the exons ATGACCATGAAACCCATACGCATCCTTCAGTTCCACAGAGAAACTCTGGCGGTTAGGAAAATATTTCAGGAGTTAATGACCTGCTCCACCACTGTTGTTTTTTTCAGTAGCTCTTTGAGGCTGGTGAGCAGCTGGACGACAATGGTGGGCGGTGTTCCCCACCCGTTGCGTAAGATAGCTACTGCGGGTGCTATGGTTGTTGGTTCTATATTCTGTCTCTCAGTGGCTTCATCGGTAACCATTCGAACACTACAAGCTGTTACTGAAGCTAGACGG AAAAAAGTAGCATTACCTTGTGGAGTTTGTAAAGGAATAGGTTTCTACACAtgcaagttatgcaaagggagTTCTACAATAGAATGGTCACCTTTATATGATCCAGTAGTCATAAATCCTTGTCTTTGCCCTACATGTGATGGGAACAG GGTGCAACGTTGTCTTAACTGCCTTGGAAGGGGCTATTCCTGA